The following are encoded together in the Gilvimarinus sp. DA14 genome:
- a CDS encoding alpha/beta fold hydrolase, which yields MADAMLIESVIVHGLTYRYWVQPGAAGSTYVAIPGGPGLNHSLFRPAFEALAGTVIYLDSPGSGLNREQTDLSAYQEHWLDALQAILALHGPAIVLAHSAGCHTAFLLAERLPSRVGGIVCISPVLGGPKSLQRYFSARGNALAKNLVQQLWIEKRPECLAAYFAQVVPELDPTPLPQQWLEKVDFNLDVFFSGVDFVSDMPIRHLVSHCQAPVVCYIGARDPLNYEIKAEQALGELCEWVHCARSGHNIMLTEPERLLAGIKEFAGRVNCYEFSSS from the coding sequence ATGGCTGACGCGATGTTAATAGAATCGGTGATAGTCCACGGGTTGACCTATCGCTATTGGGTTCAACCAGGTGCAGCCGGCTCAACCTATGTGGCTATTCCGGGTGGGCCGGGCTTGAATCACAGTCTGTTTCGCCCTGCATTTGAAGCTCTAGCTGGGACTGTTATCTACCTGGACTCACCGGGTTCTGGACTAAATCGGGAGCAGACGGACTTAAGCGCGTATCAAGAGCACTGGCTAGACGCGCTGCAAGCGATACTCGCCTTGCACGGGCCCGCGATTGTCCTTGCTCACTCTGCCGGCTGCCACACAGCTTTTCTGTTGGCTGAGCGCCTGCCAAGCCGAGTCGGGGGAATTGTCTGTATATCGCCGGTACTAGGTGGGCCCAAATCTTTGCAACGGTATTTTTCCGCGCGGGGCAATGCGCTAGCGAAAAATTTAGTACAGCAACTCTGGATCGAAAAGCGGCCGGAGTGCCTTGCCGCCTATTTTGCGCAAGTCGTACCCGAGTTAGATCCCACGCCTCTGCCACAGCAGTGGTTAGAAAAGGTGGATTTTAACTTGGATGTTTTCTTTAGCGGTGTGGACTTTGTTAGTGATATGCCCATCAGACACTTAGTTAGCCATTGTCAGGCGCCCGTTGTGTGTTATATAGGAGCACGCGACCCACTCAATTATGAGATTAAGGCGGAGCAAGCGCTGGGCGAGCTGTGTGAGTGGGTGCATTGCGCCAGGAGTGGCCACAATATTATGCTGACTGAGCCAGAGCGCTTATTGGCGGGTATAAAGGAGTTCGCCGGTCGAGTGAATTGTTATGAATTCAGTAGTAGTTGA
- a CDS encoding DUF2938 domain-containing protein, with product MKSISEWVLAAVLLGVSATALLDCWAWLQRWAFNTPSMNMRYLGRWLGHVSAGRVFHRAIAQSSPVVAELWLGWVFHYITGVVFALVFLGWVGNAWLFQPNLWPALGFGVATVLLPFLFMQPGMGQGIAASRTAAPWTARLKSLLNHAIFGVGLYLAGIVWFSGG from the coding sequence ATGAAGTCAATATCTGAATGGGTTTTAGCTGCGGTTCTTCTTGGCGTTAGCGCAACGGCGTTGCTTGACTGCTGGGCCTGGCTGCAGCGCTGGGCGTTTAATACTCCTTCAATGAATATGCGATATCTCGGACGCTGGCTTGGGCACGTATCGGCGGGCCGGGTGTTCCATAGAGCTATCGCTCAGTCAAGTCCGGTCGTTGCGGAGCTGTGGCTGGGTTGGGTTTTTCACTATATTACAGGCGTCGTGTTTGCGTTAGTGTTTCTCGGCTGGGTGGGCAACGCCTGGTTATTTCAGCCAAACTTATGGCCAGCGCTAGGGTTTGGCGTAGCTACGGTGCTGCTACCCTTTTTGTTTATGCAACCGGGTATGGGGCAGGGTATCGCCGCCAGCAGGACGGCTGCACCTTGGACGGCACGACTGAAAAGCCTACTCAATCATGCAATTTTCGGTGTTGGCTTATACCTTGCCGGCATAGTTTGGTTTAGTGGAGGCTGA
- a CDS encoding helix-turn-helix domain-containing protein: MNREALLDIAQVAREANITAATLRYYEELMLIKPAGRQGLRRQYYPQVIQQLGLIALAQEAGFSLQDIGAMFAGGKLQIDREQLSAQADELDRRIKRLSAMRDGLRHAALCPHEDHLECDKFQRLIKVAQKSRQLKSRQAQPQQLSKTSRKHNHKL, from the coding sequence ATGAACAGAGAAGCTTTACTGGATATTGCTCAGGTCGCGCGCGAGGCTAATATAACAGCTGCTACGCTGCGCTATTATGAAGAGCTAATGTTAATTAAACCCGCCGGGCGTCAGGGGCTGAGGCGCCAGTACTACCCTCAGGTGATTCAACAATTAGGTTTAATTGCTTTAGCGCAAGAAGCGGGCTTTTCACTGCAAGACATAGGCGCTATGTTTGCAGGCGGCAAGCTACAAATCGACCGCGAGCAGCTTAGCGCTCAGGCGGACGAGCTGGACCGCCGCATTAAACGCCTAAGCGCTATGCGTGACGGTCTGCGCCACGCTGCACTGTGTCCCCACGAGGACCACCTAGAGTGCGATAAATTTCAACGGTTAATTAAAGTCGCGCAAAAATCGCGGCAGCTTAAGTCCAGACAAGCTCAGCCTCAGCAACTGAGTAAAACAAGTCGCAAGCACAACCATAAACTCTAG